In a single window of the Melissococcus plutonius ATCC 35311 genome:
- a CDS encoding TIGR01906 family membrane protein, producing the protein MRLKQQMWLENLGIICIILTIISLSITITINFRPLYIADMTYLKIPSMVMMSRATILKNFDHLMVYLNNPFVKKLFLPNFSMSKNGASHFYEVKRLFLFCYSVLGITWLPSSLYLYYFWHKKRFWRLMQPFRLLLLGPIILIVVVMFNFEQFFIFFHQFLFNNNDWMFNPVTDPVINILPAEFFLHCFILCFILLEGLFLLGYFLGKKEIAIKNISTLD; encoded by the coding sequence ATGCGTTTAAAACAACAAATGTGGTTAGAAAATCTAGGGATTATATGTATTATTTTGACAATTATTTCTTTAAGTATCACAATTACTATAAATTTTCGACCCTTGTATATAGCTGATATGACCTATCTAAAAATTCCATCAATGGTTATGATGAGTAGGGCAACTATTTTAAAAAATTTTGACCATTTAATGGTCTATTTAAACAATCCTTTTGTAAAAAAGCTTTTTTTGCCAAATTTTTCTATGTCAAAAAATGGCGCTTCACACTTTTATGAAGTAAAACGATTATTTTTATTTTGTTATAGTGTGCTAGGAATAACTTGGCTTCCAAGTAGTTTATATTTATATTATTTTTGGCATAAAAAACGTTTTTGGCGACTTATGCAACCTTTCAGGTTACTTTTATTGGGACCAATTATTTTGATAGTTGTTGTAATGTTCAATTTTGAACAGTTTTTTATATTTTTTCATCAATTTTTATTTAATAATAATGACTGGATGTTCAATCCAGTCACTGATCCTGTTATTAATATTTTACCAGCTGAATTTTTTCTACATTGCTTTATTTTATGTTTTATTTTGTTGGAAGGTTTATTTTTATTAGGATATTTTTTGGGTAAAAAAGAGATAGCTATAAAAAATATATCTACTTTAGATTAA
- a CDS encoding TIGR01457 family HAD-type hydrolase — protein sequence MSKNYQGYLIDLDGTIYLGKQPIPAGKRFVERLQEKGLPFLFITNNTTKTPEAVSTRLEQEFDIHVPASTIYTASLATVDYMKRDNRGKKVYVIGESGLIDLILQAGFEWEEKQPDYVIVGLDTQVTYEKLATAVLAVRQGALFIGTNPDRNIPTERGLLPGAGVFAALVEMATDVQPVFIGKPNKVIMERAVEILQLPKQEVLMVGDNYETDIQSGIQNQIDSLLVLSGFTSKEEIPTLPTLPTLPTYIVDSLDEWTL from the coding sequence GTGTCAAAAAACTATCAAGGATACTTAATTGATCTGGATGGAACTATTTATCTAGGTAAACAACCAATACCAGCTGGCAAGAGATTTGTTGAACGATTACAAGAAAAAGGATTACCCTTTCTTTTTATCACAAATAATACAACAAAAACTCCAGAAGCTGTTTCTACTCGTTTAGAGCAAGAATTTGATATTCATGTACCAGCCTCAACGATTTATACGGCTAGTTTAGCGACCGTTGATTATATGAAAAGAGATAATCGTGGAAAAAAGGTATATGTCATTGGTGAATCTGGCTTAATCGATCTGATTTTACAAGCTGGTTTTGAATGGGAAGAAAAACAACCAGATTATGTTATTGTTGGTTTAGATACACAGGTGACTTATGAAAAATTGGCAACGGCAGTATTAGCTGTACGACAAGGTGCTCTATTTATTGGAACGAATCCAGATAGAAATATTCCAACTGAACGTGGTTTACTACCTGGAGCAGGTGTATTTGCTGCTTTAGTCGAAATGGCTACAGATGTCCAACCCGTTTTTATTGGAAAACCGAATAAAGTTATTATGGAAAGAGCTGTAGAAATTCTTCAATTACCCAAACAAGAAGTATTAATGGTTGGAGATAATTATGAAACAGATATTCAATCAGGCATTCAAAATCAGATTGATAGCCTGTTAGTATTATCAGGATTTACATCGAAAGAAGAGATTCCAACATTACCAACATTACCAACATTGCCTACCTATATTGTAGATTCTTTAGATGAATGGACTTTATAG
- a CDS encoding YutD family protein: MSSEKEIATKQEKKTTIIEKTTTVKTITEKSIEKRKEPSVYSNGETIFVGEDQYQLVKEYKEAFDIEKFGERYSAILSRYDFIVGDWGHEQLRLRGFFKSTNNRSNPDQRINALEDYLYEYCNFGCAYFVLEQVGERKEKQPTRKKRKRRPKKVYSEKQENLTKNRKPVLKARNEQKEASKKTMNKQKSDEKEARTFTIRQREE, encoded by the coding sequence ATGTCGTCTGAAAAAGAAATAGCTACTAAACAGGAGAAAAAAACAACCATCATAGAAAAGACAACAACGGTTAAAACAATAACCGAAAAATCAATTGAAAAAAGAAAAGAACCTAGTGTTTATTCAAATGGTGAAACAATCTTTGTTGGTGAAGATCAATACCAATTAGTGAAAGAATATAAAGAAGCATTTGACATTGAAAAATTTGGTGAAAGATATAGTGCCATTCTTTCTCGCTATGATTTTATTGTTGGCGATTGGGGGCATGAACAATTACGATTACGTGGCTTCTTTAAGTCAACCAATAATAGATCAAATCCAGATCAACGCATCAATGCTTTAGAAGATTATTTATATGAATATTGCAATTTTGGTTGTGCTTACTTTGTTCTTGAGCAGGTGGGTGAGAGAAAAGAAAAACAGCCAACACGTAAAAAAAGAAAACGAAGACCTAAAAAAGTATATAGTGAAAAACAAGAAAATTTAACTAAAAATAGAAAACCGGTACTAAAAGCAAGAAATGAACAAAAAGAAGCAAGTAAAAAAACAATGAATAAACAAAAGTCTGATGAAAAAGAAGCACGAACGTTTACGATTCGTCAACGTGAGGAGTAA
- a CDS encoding methylated-DNA--[protein]-cysteine S-methyltransferase, whose translation MKIFTPIGPIWLNANNEGLTQLSFNPILHTIDNRFTRQAADELTEYFLGKRKLFTVSLSITIGTPFQQLIWQTLKEIPYHKTMTYSEIAEKIGNPKAIRAIGQANSKNPLPIIIPCHRVIGKNGKLTGYLGTADKDGLQLKQQLLKIEGISVPDY comes from the coding sequence ATGAAAATATTTACACCAATTGGTCCTATCTGGTTAAATGCAAATAATGAGGGATTAACCCAACTTTCATTTAATCCAATTTTACATACAATTGATAACCGATTTACCAGACAAGCTGCCGATGAACTCACCGAGTATTTTCTAGGTAAACGGAAACTTTTTACTGTTTCCCTCTCTATAACAATAGGTACCCCCTTTCAACAATTGATTTGGCAAACATTAAAAGAAATTCCCTATCACAAAACTATGACTTATTCAGAAATTGCTGAAAAGATAGGAAACCCAAAAGCCATTCGAGCAATTGGACAAGCAAATAGTAAGAACCCCCTGCCTATTATTATTCCCTGTCATCGAGTAATCGGGAAGAATGGAAAATTAACTGGTTATCTAGGTACTGCTGACAAAGATGGATTGCAACTAAAACAACAATTATTGAAAATTGAAGGAATATCAGTACCTGATTATTAA